Proteins from one Nicotiana tabacum cultivar K326 chromosome 23, ASM71507v2, whole genome shotgun sequence genomic window:
- the LOC107782453 gene encoding delta(8)-fatty-acid desaturase-like, producing MADDKKYITAEELRKHNKAEDLWISIQGKVYNATNWIKEHPGGDIPILNLAGQEATDAFIAFHPGTAWKYLDKFFTGYYLEDYKVSEVSKDYRKLCSEFAKAGLFEKKGHGVIYSLCFVAFLLFLTVYGVLYSSSFWIRMLCGGLLGLAWMQVSYLGHDSGHYLIMTTRGFNKLVQILAGNCITGISIAWWNWTHNAHHVACNSLDYDPDLQHLPVFAVSSSLFKSLNSTFYGRELTFDSLSKFFVSYQHFTFYPIVCVSRVNLFIQTLLLLFSRRKVTNRLMNILGIMVFWTWFPLLVSTLPNWTERVLFVLISFAVTGIQHVQFCLNHFAADVYVGQPKGNDWFEKQTAGTIDIACSPRMDWFFGGLQFQLEHHLFPRLPRCQLRKISPIVQDLCKKHNLPYRSLSFYEANRWTIRTLRVAAMQARSLLWEAVNTHG from the coding sequence ATGGCTGATGATAAGAAGTACATAACTGCTGAAGAGCTAAGAAAGCATAACAAAGCAGAGGATTTGTGGATCTCTATACAGGGGAAAGTTTACAATGCGACAAATTGGATAAAAGAACATCCAGGTGGGGATATCCCTATTCTTAATCTGGCTGGCCAAGAAGCAACTGATGCATTCATTGCTTTTCATCCAGGTACTGCTTGGAAATATCTTGATAAGTTCTTTACTGGCTATTATCTTGAAGATTACAAGGTTTCTGAGGTATCTAAAGATTACAGGAAACTCTGTTCTGAGTTTGCTAAAGCTGGATTGTTTGAAAAGAAAGGCCATGGGGTGATTTATTCCTTATGTTTTGTAgcatttttgcttttcttgaCTGTCTATGGTGTCCTTTATAGTAGTAGTTTCTGGATTCGCATGCTTTGTGGGGGATTATTAGGGTTGGCTTGGATGCAGGTTTCTTACTTGGGTCATGATTCTGGTCATTACTTAATTATGACAACTCGTGGTTTCAACAAATTGGTACAAATTCTCGCGGGAAATTGCATCACTGGGATTAGTATTGCTTGGTGGAATTGGACACATAATGCTCATCATGTGGCCTGCAATAGTCTGGATTATGATCCTGATCTTCAGCACTTGCCTGTTTTTGCTGTCTCTTCTAGTCTGTTTAAATCATTGAACTCTACCTTCTACGGAAGAGAGCTCACATTCGATTCCCTGTCTAAATTCTTCGTCAGCTATCAGCATTTTACATTCTATCCAATCGTCTGTGTTTCCAGGGTCAATCTATTTATCCAGACATTGTTACTATTGTTCTCAAGGAGAAAAGTGACTAATAGACTTATGAACATATTGGGGATCATGGTTTTCTGGACTTGGTTTCCGCTTCTTGTTTCCACCTTGCCTAATTGGACAGAGAGGGTGTTATTTGTCCTCATAAGCTTTGCTGTGACAGGGATTCAACACGTTCAATTCTGTCTGAACCATTTTGCTGCCGATGTCTATGTTGGACAGCCCAAGGGGAACGATTGGTTCGAGAAACAAACAGCTGGGACTATTGACATTGCTTGTTCTCCTCGGATGGATTGGTTCTTTGGAGGATTGCAGTTCCAGCTTGAGCATCATCTCTTCCCAAGGCTACCTAGGTGCCAATTGAGGAAAATTTCTCCTATTGTACAGGATCTATGCAAGAAGCACAATTTGCCGTACAGGAGTTTGTCTTTCTATGAGGCCAATAGGTGGACAATAAGGACACTCAGGGTAGCGGCAATGCAGGCTAGAAGTCTGCTATGGGAAGCTGTTAATACTCATGGCTAG